Proteins encoded together in one Deinococcus hopiensis KR-140 window:
- a CDS encoding metal-dependent transcriptional regulator produces the protein MTARALSPSAEDYLKHLYLLGQTEAGPGGKVNTQALAEALDVMPASVTGMLRKLSEQGLVSHAPYQGANLTAEGQRVALEVLRHHRLLELFLHRALGVPLDEVHEEAERLEHALSERLEARIAAWLGDPTHDPHGDPIPTLAGELPTRAERRLTQLAPGETGTVARVPGDDAAQLRALVQGGLTPGVTVTVRQVDAALGTLTLGLPNGPSLTLALAVAAQVQVHGELSPA, from the coding sequence ATGACGGCCCGCGCCCTGTCCCCCTCTGCCGAGGATTACCTCAAGCACCTGTACCTGCTGGGGCAGACGGAAGCGGGACCGGGCGGCAAGGTCAATACCCAGGCCCTGGCGGAGGCGTTGGACGTGATGCCCGCCAGCGTGACCGGAATGCTGCGCAAGCTTAGCGAGCAGGGGCTGGTGTCGCACGCGCCGTACCAAGGAGCCAACCTGACCGCCGAGGGCCAGCGGGTTGCCCTGGAGGTGCTGCGCCACCACCGCTTGCTGGAACTGTTTCTCCACCGGGCGCTGGGCGTGCCGCTCGACGAGGTGCACGAGGAGGCCGAGCGGCTGGAACACGCCCTGTCCGAGCGGCTCGAAGCCCGCATTGCGGCGTGGCTGGGAGACCCCACCCATGACCCCCACGGCGACCCCATCCCCACGCTGGCAGGCGAGCTGCCCACCCGCGCTGAGCGCCGCCTGACCCAGCTGGCCCCCGGCGAGACGGGCACCGTGGCGCGCGTGCCGGGTGACGACGCCGCGCAGTTGCGGGCGCTGGTGCAGGGCGGGCTGACCCCCGGGGTGACGGTGACGGTGCGGCAGGTGGACGCGGCGCTGGGCACGTTGACCCTGGGATTGCCGAATGGACCGTCCCTCACGCTCGCCCTCGCCGTGGCGGCGCAGGTGCAGGTTCACGGCGAACTGTCCCCAGCGTGA
- a CDS encoding MATE family efflux transporter — MSADAPTSPHHAPPQGTTGELLRLAGPLMLSNLAYTAVGFTDTLLMGRLGVVEVGAVGFASLCLLTLVLLFRGSLNTASTFVARALGAGNAAGVRRWTSVFLGCALVGVPLALAGPWLVDGLFALLKPEASVAATARTYAHIRLWEIPFVMLGSTALSVMVGLGNTRTPMLLAWLVVVLNAALAVLLIFGLGWGVRGAAWAAVIAVAVQNALAVALLARLHGHRFGPFRPARPHRSELAALGRISLPAGITELAEVGAFTVFQGVISRLGPTELAASQIANQLASLGFLPAFALASATSSLLSRALGAGRPDLAARIGWRGAGVAAALMGLLGVLFLTLPRPLIGLFSRSPEVLELGRTVLGIMAAYQVLDGVAIVLGGALGGAGDTRFRLIVTLVGAWLVMVLGASLLAPRYGVSGAWGAALVFIAFAALAYLGRFASGRWQRMRL; from the coding sequence GTGTCCGCCGACGCCCCCACTTCCCCACACCACGCCCCACCCCAGGGCACCACGGGAGAATTGCTGCGCCTCGCCGGCCCCCTGATGCTGTCCAACCTCGCCTACACGGCGGTGGGCTTCACGGACACCCTGCTGATGGGCCGCCTCGGCGTGGTAGAGGTGGGTGCGGTGGGCTTTGCCAGCCTGTGTCTGCTAACGCTGGTCCTGCTGTTTCGCGGCAGCCTCAACACGGCCTCTACCTTCGTGGCCCGCGCCCTGGGCGCCGGAAACGCGGCGGGTGTGCGGCGCTGGACGAGCGTCTTTCTGGGCTGCGCGCTGGTGGGCGTGCCGCTGGCCCTGGCCGGCCCCTGGCTGGTAGACGGCCTCTTTGCTCTGCTCAAACCCGAGGCGAGCGTTGCGGCCACGGCCCGCACCTACGCCCACATCCGGCTGTGGGAAATTCCCTTCGTCATGTTGGGCAGCACCGCCCTGTCGGTCATGGTTGGGCTGGGCAACACCCGCACGCCCATGCTGCTCGCCTGGCTGGTGGTGGTCCTGAATGCCGCGCTGGCCGTGTTGCTGATCTTCGGATTGGGGTGGGGTGTGCGCGGAGCGGCCTGGGCGGCGGTGATCGCAGTCGCGGTGCAAAACGCCCTGGCGGTGGCCTTGCTGGCCCGGCTGCATGGCCACCGTTTCGGGCCGTTTCGTCCGGCACGGCCCCACCGGTCCGAACTCGCTGCGCTGGGCCGGATCAGCCTTCCCGCCGGGATTACCGAGCTGGCCGAGGTGGGCGCGTTTACCGTCTTCCAGGGGGTCATCTCACGGCTGGGACCCACTGAACTGGCCGCCTCGCAGATCGCCAACCAGCTCGCCAGCCTGGGCTTCCTGCCCGCCTTCGCGCTCGCGTCTGCCACCAGCAGTCTGCTGTCACGGGCGCTCGGCGCGGGCCGCCCGGACCTCGCCGCGCGCATTGGCTGGCGGGGAGCGGGGGTGGCCGCCGCGCTGATGGGCCTGCTCGGGGTGCTGTTCCTGACCCTGCCCCGGCCCCTGATCGGTCTGTTCAGCCGCTCGCCCGAGGTGCTGGAGCTGGGGCGCACGGTACTGGGCATCATGGCGGCGTATCAGGTGCTGGACGGGGTGGCGATTGTGCTGGGAGGCGCGCTGGGTGGGGCTGGAGACACCCGGTTCCGCCTGATCGTCACGCTGGTGGGCGCGTGGCTCGTGATGGTGCTGGGCGCGAGCCTCCTGGCTCCCCGCTACGGCGTGTCGGGCGCGTGGGGCGCGGCGCTGGTGTTTATCGCCTTCGCGGCGCTGGCGTATCTGGGGCGCTTCGCCTCGGGGCGGTGGCAGCGGATGAGGCTGTAG
- a CDS encoding adenosylcobinamide-GDP ribazoletransferase produces the protein MSAPPPAALRAEDRSPWQRHLAAAHLALTFLTTLPLPHVREVRQGDFARASAYYPLAGYAVGGLVALALWLPLPLPGGVRAALAVGAWLLVTGMLHFDGLVDSADALFAVKSPQRRLEILQDVHIGAFGLATGVLALLTLWSLLAANIPAYAPLVAAVVARMLVLLPMNLYPAARQESLGARSREGRWGAALALALPALLLPGAWGAALTALIGVLLAARFAASRLGGGLSGDVYGLLIVTGELLAMGFFGWGRGG, from the coding sequence GTGAGTGCCCCACCTCCAGCAGCACTTCGGGCGGAGGACCGTTCTCCCTGGCAGCGTCACCTCGCCGCGGCGCACCTCGCCCTGACCTTCCTGACCACCCTGCCCCTGCCGCACGTCCGTGAGGTGCGGCAGGGTGACTTTGCCCGCGCGAGCGCCTACTATCCGCTGGCGGGTTACGCCGTGGGCGGCCTGGTGGCGCTGGCGCTGTGGCTGCCGCTGCCCCTGCCGGGTGGGGTGCGCGCGGCGCTCGCGGTGGGGGCGTGGTTGCTCGTGACGGGAATGCTGCATTTCGACGGGTTGGTGGACAGCGCCGACGCCCTGTTCGCGGTGAAAAGCCCGCAGCGGCGGCTCGAGATTTTGCAGGACGTGCATATCGGGGCCTTTGGGCTGGCGACGGGCGTCCTGGCTCTGCTGACGCTGTGGAGCCTTCTGGCCGCGAACATCCCCGCTTACGCGCCCCTCGTGGCGGCGGTGGTGGCGCGCATGCTCGTCCTGCTGCCCATGAACCTGTACCCGGCGGCCCGGCAGGAATCACTGGGAGCCCGTTCGCGCGAGGGGCGCTGGGGGGCGGCCCTCGCGCTTGCCCTGCCCGCCCTGCTGCTGCCGGGGGCGTGGGGGGCGGCGCTCACCGCGCTGATCGGGGTGTTGCTCGCGGCGCGGTTCGCGGCCTCCCGGTTGGGTGGGGGCCTGAGCGGCGACGTGTACGGGCTGCTGATCGTGACGGGCGAACTGCTGGCGATGGGGTTCTTCGGGTGGGGCCGGGGGGGTTAG
- a CDS encoding cobyrinate a,c-diamide synthase — protein MNRSVPRRLVLTAPHSGSGKTTVASLLCLALRRRGLKAAPFKLGPDYLDPTHLSRAAGRPARNLDSFLLTPERLRTLFARASLDADICVLEGVMGLYDGRDPASDAHSTADLARLLEAPVVLVIDAAGSARTVAAVAQGLRSFGPDLNVVGVILNRVAGERHAALCEVALTQIGLPTLGFVSRDEALHLPARHLGLLRAEQASWDEGEALRAAANLRLDALLEAAHASALPVPTLPVRATQTRARIAYALDEAFHFYYPDALDALRDAGAELIPFSPLRDAGVPMGVGGVLLGGGYPEAHAAELSANVSMRTAIRDFAGSGRPVVGECGGLMYLGETLEDPTGQVFGMCGVIPYRTRMSPRLTLGYREAAALTASPLAPSGAVLRGHEFHHSVLTHAPSHPAYTWTDHVGAGVKEGYAQGNVLASYLHVHLGADDALAARLVEACL, from the coding sequence GTGAACCGTTCCGTGCCCAGACGGCTGGTCCTCACCGCTCCCCACTCTGGCAGCGGCAAAACCACCGTTGCCTCGCTGCTGTGCCTCGCCCTGCGGCGGCGGGGGCTGAAGGCCGCGCCCTTCAAGCTGGGGCCGGATTACCTGGACCCCACCCACCTGTCCAGGGCCGCGGGGCGGCCAGCACGCAACCTGGACTCATTTCTGCTCACGCCGGAGCGGCTGCGAACCCTCTTCGCCCGTGCCTCGCTGGACGCCGATATCTGCGTGCTGGAGGGGGTGATGGGCCTGTACGACGGCCGGGACCCTGCCAGCGACGCCCACTCCACAGCGGACCTCGCCCGCTTGCTGGAGGCCCCGGTGGTGCTGGTAATTGACGCTGCGGGCAGCGCGCGGACCGTGGCGGCGGTGGCGCAGGGGCTCCGTTCCTTTGGGCCGGACCTCAACGTGGTGGGCGTGATTCTCAACCGGGTGGCGGGAGAGCGGCACGCCGCCCTGTGTGAGGTGGCGTTGACGCAGATCGGGCTGCCTACCCTGGGCTTCGTCTCCCGTGACGAAGCCCTGCACCTGCCCGCACGGCACCTGGGGCTGCTCCGCGCCGAGCAGGCGAGCTGGGACGAGGGAGAGGCCTTGCGGGCCGCCGCCAACCTGAGGCTGGACGCATTGCTTGAAGCGGCCCACGCTTCGGCGCTGCCCGTGCCCACGCTCCCGGTCCGGGCCACCCAAACCCGCGCCCGCATCGCCTACGCGCTGGACGAGGCGTTTCACTTCTACTACCCCGACGCCCTGGACGCCCTGCGGGACGCCGGGGCTGAGCTGATCCCCTTCAGTCCCCTGCGCGACGCGGGGGTGCCCATGGGAGTGGGGGGTGTGCTGCTGGGCGGAGGCTACCCGGAGGCGCACGCAGCGGAGCTGAGCGCGAACGTGTCCATGCGAACGGCCATCCGCGACTTCGCCGGCAGCGGACGCCCCGTGGTGGGCGAATGCGGCGGCCTGATGTACCTGGGTGAGACGCTGGAAGACCCCACCGGGCAGGTGTTCGGGATGTGCGGCGTCATTCCCTACCGCACCCGCATGTCCCCGCGCCTCACCCTGGGTTACCGGGAGGCGGCGGCGCTGACCGCTTCTCCTCTGGCCCCCAGCGGCGCTGTGCTGCGCGGGCATGAGTTTCACCACAGCGTACTGACCCACGCGCCGAGCCACCCGGCCTACACCTGGACGGACCACGTGGGAGCAGGGGTGAAGGAGGGGTATGCCCAGGGCAACGTCCTCGCCAGTTACCTGCACGTGCACCTGGGAGCGGACGACGCGCTGGCGGCGCGGCTGGTGGAGGCGTGTTTGTGA
- a CDS encoding transcriptional regulator, translating into MRRGAWLVALLPVTAGASDLDDLTAVLRQARTHTARGTVEVSVFFPPREVPTRLASVLPTVPFRPALLGKNFNVTQQPASPVAGRDVTRFALVPKVGQAARWTLWVDRTWNVPLAFEERMPDGTLARRATFTQIEPRLAARTLKVPGVPSGLGAALRAALPGLRPPPGFVPTAVATRKAGGLEVTLGDGANVLALVLAPRSVRAAPGVASRQVGGRFVWLVGNLPGTDLQAALSGIRRVDDTPLGTFLPPTDSKD; encoded by the coding sequence GTGAGGCGGGGGGCGTGGCTCGTGGCCCTGCTGCCGGTCACAGCGGGGGCGAGCGATCTGGACGATCTGACGGCGGTGCTGCGGCAGGCGCGGACGCACACAGCCCGGGGGACTGTGGAGGTCAGCGTCTTTTTCCCACCCCGCGAGGTGCCCACCCGTTTGGCATCGGTGCTGCCCACGGTGCCCTTCCGTCCGGCGCTGCTGGGCAAGAATTTCAACGTCACGCAGCAACCTGCGTCCCCGGTGGCGGGGCGGGACGTGACCCGCTTCGCCCTCGTGCCGAAGGTGGGGCAGGCAGCGCGCTGGACCCTGTGGGTGGACCGCACGTGGAATGTGCCGCTCGCTTTCGAGGAACGGATGCCGGACGGCACGCTGGCGCGGCGGGCCACCTTCACGCAGATCGAGCCCAGGCTCGCGGCGCGGACGCTCAAGGTGCCGGGCGTTCCCTCTGGCCTGGGCGCAGCGCTGCGCGCCGCACTGCCCGGGCTACGGCCACCGCCCGGCTTTGTGCCCACGGCCGTCGCCACCCGCAAGGCCGGGGGTCTGGAGGTCACCCTGGGCGACGGGGCCAATGTGCTCGCGCTGGTGTTGGCCCCCAGAAGCGTTCGCGCCGCCCCCGGCGTTGCCTCCCGGCAAGTGGGGGGACGCTTCGTGTGGCTGGTGGGCAACCTGCCGGGCACAGACCTCCAAGCCGCCCTCTCCGGCATTCGGCGGGTGGACGACACGCCGCTGGGAACTTTTCTGCCTCCCACCGACTCTAAAGATTGA
- a CDS encoding histidine phosphatase family protein → MKPASQLTLHLVRHAPTAPNAERRYPRADEDAPLSEEGRAVAAALRLPPGAVALTSPSLRSRETAQLAGFGEVKPEPALAEAYFGVMAGRTWAELERDFGSTPRFWIDGLADPSSDLGPPKGETGREFHKRVMGWLAGLPPTGEVAAFTHAGTLHAALRLTVGLQAVVAPPGTVVTLHREGGHREAKRREGGLRLPGNWWLSALVPPPGSAVERGS, encoded by the coding sequence ATGAAACCTGCCTCTCAACTGACCCTGCACCTCGTTCGCCACGCCCCCACCGCCCCCAACGCCGAGCGCCGCTACCCCCGCGCCGACGAGGACGCGCCCCTGTCCGAAGAGGGCCGCGCCGTCGCCGCCGCGCTGCGCCTGCCCCCGGGGGCGGTGGCCCTGACCTCGCCCAGCCTGCGCTCGCGCGAGACGGCCCAGCTCGCCGGCTTCGGGGAAGTCAAACCGGAGCCTGCCCTCGCCGAAGCCTATTTCGGCGTGATGGCCGGGCGCACCTGGGCCGAGCTGGAGCGCGATTTCGGCAGCACCCCCCGCTTCTGGATCGACGGCCTGGCGGACCCCTCCTCGGACCTGGGCCCCCCGAAGGGCGAGACCGGCCGCGAGTTTCACAAGCGCGTGATGGGCTGGCTTGCGGGACTGCCCCCCACGGGGGAAGTCGCGGCCTTTACGCACGCGGGCACCCTGCACGCCGCCCTGCGCCTCACGGTAGGGCTTCAGGCCGTGGTGGCCCCGCCCGGCACCGTGGTCACCCTGCACCGCGAAGGCGGCCACCGCGAGGCCAAGCGCCGCGAGGGTGGTCTGCGCCTACCCGGCAATTGGTGGCTGTCGGCCCTGGTTCCGCCCCCGGGGTCCGCCGTGGAGCGGGGCAGTTGA
- a CDS encoding pyridoxal phosphate-dependent aminotransferase — protein sequence MTDLPPLLPRAPHGGPSAAPFRGLDFSVNANPHGPNPALVRALGEADHAHYPDPTYAAVRERLAAWHGVAPGEVALSVGASDLLHRLVRAFLPTGGTLLSLYAPFGELGRAAALGRAQVEVVTEMPGVLPAGARLVYVGHPHNPTGHSLSGVELEALAQVCAASGALLILDEAYAPFVPEQGVPLAPSLVRLLSPGKAHGLVGARPAYALAAPEIVARLDNLAPAWHLPAGTAAVLAALPDAGAFLERTLPLVRRDAGALAQMLGHSGWVEHRGTPYMTLEVGDAAGVAAALLAEGVKVRNCVSYGFPDRIRVSTRLPEENGRLMEALRKVLREAKRG from the coding sequence GTGACTGACCTGCCGCCCCTGCTGCCCCGTGCTCCGCACGGTGGGCCGTCTGCCGCTCCCTTCAGGGGACTGGATTTCAGCGTGAACGCCAATCCGCATGGCCCCAACCCAGCGCTGGTGCGGGCGCTCGGAGAAGCCGATCACGCGCATTACCCGGACCCCACGTATGCGGCGGTCCGTGAACGGCTGGCTGCGTGGCACGGCGTGGCCCCCGGCGAGGTGGCCCTGTCCGTCGGCGCGTCGGACCTGCTGCACCGGCTGGTGCGTGCCTTTCTGCCTACCGGAGGAACGCTGCTCAGCCTCTACGCGCCCTTCGGAGAGCTGGGGCGGGCGGCAGCGCTGGGCCGGGCGCAGGTGGAGGTGGTGACCGAGATGCCCGGGGTCCTCCCTGCCGGGGCGCGCCTCGTCTACGTGGGCCACCCCCACAATCCCACCGGGCACAGCTTGAGCGGAGTGGAGTTGGAGGCCCTTGCGCAGGTCTGCGCGGCCTCGGGCGCCCTTCTCATCCTCGACGAGGCGTATGCACCCTTTGTGCCCGAGCAGGGCGTTCCCCTCGCCCCGTCCCTCGTCCGCCTGCTCTCGCCCGGCAAGGCGCACGGCCTGGTTGGGGCCCGCCCCGCCTACGCCCTCGCTGCGCCGGAAATCGTCGCGCGGCTGGACAACCTCGCGCCCGCCTGGCATCTGCCCGCGGGAACGGCGGCGGTGCTGGCTGCCCTGCCTGACGCCGGGGCCTTTCTGGAGCGGACCCTGCCGCTGGTGCGGCGGGATGCGGGGGCGCTGGCGCAAATGCTGGGTCACTCGGGATGGGTAGAGCACCGCGGCACGCCCTATATGACCCTGGAGGTGGGAGACGCGGCGGGCGTCGCGGCCGCCCTGCTGGCAGAGGGCGTGAAGGTACGGAACTGCGTGAGCTACGGTTTTCCGGACCGCATCCGCGTCTCCACCCGCCTGCCGGAGGAGAATGGGCGGCTGATGGAGGCGCTGCGGAAGGTGCTGAGGGAGGCGAAGCGTGGGTAA
- the xth gene encoding exodeoxyribonuclease III, giving the protein MNPGLKLATWNVNSLNVRLPQVLAWLEAERPDVLALQETKLEDSRFPAAFAELGYACAFSGQKTYNGVALVSRLPLEDVQIGIPDFGDPQRRVLAATVGSVRVVCLYVPNGQAVGSEKYAYKLEWMAAARDWLRAELESHPRLAVVGDFNVAPEDRDVHSPKRWAGQILVSESEREAFRALLDLGLRDAFRLHEQPERVFSWWPYGRLGFPRNWGLRIDHILVSEGLAGSCRGCAVDAGPRGHERPSDHAPVVATFG; this is encoded by the coding sequence TTGAACCCCGGCCTGAAGCTCGCCACCTGGAACGTCAATTCGCTGAACGTCCGCCTTCCCCAGGTCCTCGCGTGGCTGGAGGCCGAGCGTCCCGACGTCCTGGCCCTGCAGGAAACCAAGCTGGAGGACAGCCGCTTTCCCGCCGCCTTCGCCGAATTGGGCTACGCCTGCGCCTTTTCCGGCCAGAAAACCTACAACGGTGTGGCGCTCGTGTCCCGCCTGCCGCTCGAAGACGTGCAGATTGGGATTCCCGATTTCGGCGACCCGCAGCGCCGCGTGTTGGCGGCCACCGTGGGAAGCGTGCGGGTGGTGTGCCTGTACGTGCCCAACGGTCAGGCGGTGGGGTCCGAGAAGTACGCCTACAAGCTGGAGTGGATGGCGGCCGCGCGTGACTGGCTCCGCGCTGAATTGGAATCCCATCCGCGCCTCGCTGTGGTGGGCGACTTCAACGTGGCGCCAGAGGACCGCGACGTCCATAGCCCCAAACGCTGGGCCGGGCAGATCCTCGTCAGCGAATCCGAACGGGAGGCCTTCCGCGCCCTGTTGGACCTGGGCTTACGGGACGCTTTTCGCCTGCACGAGCAGCCTGAGCGTGTTTTTTCCTGGTGGCCCTACGGCCGCCTGGGCTTTCCGCGCAACTGGGGGCTGAGGATCGACCACATCCTCGTTTCGGAAGGGTTGGCCGGCAGTTGTCGGGGCTGCGCGGTGGACGCTGGCCCGCGTGGGCATGAGCGGCCCTCGGATCACGCGCCGGTGGTGGCGACGTTCGGCTGA
- a CDS encoding RNA polymerase sigma factor — MLLNTLPDAQLVPLAARPGPHREAAFEALVRRHAGGVHRLAAGTVGPGAADDVVQEVWISVYRHLAGFRGEAQFSTWLHRVTLNACRKVLSARPHLALEDAPEPVAPHDLAHAGEQADLRARLAAAMRQLPPEQRYAVTLRELSGLEYAEIAEVLGVEVGTVKSRISRGRAALRALLTRNGVTP, encoded by the coding sequence GTGCTCCTGAATACCCTTCCCGATGCCCAACTCGTGCCCCTGGCCGCGCGTCCCGGACCCCACCGGGAGGCGGCCTTCGAGGCGCTCGTGCGGCGGCACGCGGGCGGGGTCCACCGCCTTGCAGCGGGGACGGTGGGGCCGGGGGCGGCGGACGACGTGGTTCAGGAGGTCTGGATCAGCGTCTACCGCCACCTCGCGGGCTTTCGGGGCGAGGCGCAGTTCAGCACCTGGCTGCACCGCGTCACCCTCAACGCCTGCCGCAAGGTCTTGTCAGCCCGCCCGCACCTCGCGCTGGAGGACGCCCCCGAGCCCGTGGCTCCCCACGACCTCGCGCACGCGGGAGAGCAGGCGGATCTGCGCGCCCGCCTGGCGGCGGCCATGCGCCAGCTGCCGCCCGAACAGCGCTACGCCGTGACCCTGCGCGAACTGAGCGGGCTGGAATACGCCGAAATTGCCGAGGTGCTGGGCGTGGAGGTGGGCACGGTCAAGAGCCGCATCAGCCGGGGGCGGGCGGCGCTGCGGGCGCTACTGACGCGGAATGGGGTGACGCCATGA
- a CDS encoding CobD/CbiB family cobalamin biosynthesis protein, which produces MRRSAGRRRALLLALAADALGEPPARVHPVVWMGHYLGGAREGWRATSPGAQRWEGGLTWALGAGLAAGGGRLARALPGGWPVQGVLLKPLLARRALFGAVGEVHAALSAGDLPEARRLLAWHLVSRDTGELNAAEVAGACIESLAENLSDSVVAPLLWFRVGGLPLAALYRYANTADAMWGYRTPALEDAGKVAARADDALNLAPARLTALCAVGAACLAGLGGPGAWRTWRRDRRKTGSPNAGHPMSAFAGALGVRLDKRGVYVLNAGGRAAEAADIPRALRLARLTLGLAVLSLLVGRRRD; this is translated from the coding sequence GTGAGGCGGTCAGCGGGAAGGCGACGGGCCCTGCTCCTGGCCCTCGCCGCGGACGCGCTGGGGGAACCTCCGGCGCGGGTGCACCCCGTCGTGTGGATGGGGCATTACCTGGGAGGAGCGCGCGAGGGATGGAGGGCCACGTCGCCCGGAGCGCAGAGGTGGGAAGGGGGGCTGACCTGGGCCCTCGGCGCGGGGTTGGCGGCGGGTGGAGGACGGTTGGCCAGGGCCTTGCCCGGTGGGTGGCCCGTGCAGGGAGTCCTCCTCAAGCCGCTGCTGGCGCGGCGGGCACTGTTTGGCGCGGTGGGGGAAGTTCACGCGGCCCTGTCCGCCGGTGATCTCCCCGAGGCCCGGCGACTGCTGGCCTGGCACCTCGTCAGCCGGGACACGGGCGAACTGAACGCGGCAGAGGTGGCGGGAGCGTGTATCGAGAGCCTGGCCGAGAACCTGTCAGACAGTGTGGTTGCGCCGCTGCTGTGGTTCCGGGTGGGGGGCCTCCCCCTGGCCGCGCTCTACCGCTACGCCAACACCGCTGACGCCATGTGGGGCTACCGCACGCCCGCGCTGGAGGACGCTGGAAAGGTGGCCGCCCGCGCTGACGATGCGCTCAACCTCGCCCCCGCCCGCCTGACGGCGCTGTGTGCGGTGGGGGCCGCCTGCCTCGCAGGACTGGGCGGTCCCGGAGCGTGGCGCACCTGGCGGCGGGACAGGCGCAAAACGGGCAGTCCGAATGCTGGACACCCCATGAGCGCCTTTGCGGGCGCACTCGGCGTCCGGCTGGATAAGCGCGGCGTGTACGTGCTGAACGCGGGTGGGCGGGCAGCGGAAGCCGCCGACATTCCGCGGGCCCTGCGCCTCGCCCGCCTGACGCTGGGGCTGGCGGTCTTGTCCCTGCTGGTGGGCAGACGCCGTGACTGA
- a CDS encoding ABC transporter substrate-binding protein: protein MRSLFVLSTLALLSSAAATTYPLTVTDDLGRTVTLKAEPRRIVAMLPSHTETLFAIGAGDKLVGVDKYSNYPKAATDKLPKVGSGYQPNIEAILALKPDLVLADESTNSRLTEKLAAAGLTVYGGTGQTYNEVFQKIGTLGKLTNREAGALKLITKMRAELNTLQQSVRGLPRVNTYYEIDPSPYSVGPNSFLGTLIAKAGGQTIVPAKLGDFPKLDPELIVKANPQVMVGLELDDAKKRPGWAGLQAVKAGRVYQPTAEENDALSRPGPRLAQALRALIRFLHPEALK, encoded by the coding sequence ATGCGTTCCCTGTTTGTGCTGTCCACCCTCGCGCTGCTTTCCAGCGCTGCCGCCACCACATACCCGCTGACCGTCACCGACGACCTGGGGCGTACCGTTACCCTCAAGGCCGAGCCTCGGCGCATCGTCGCCATGCTGCCCTCGCACACCGAGACCCTGTTTGCCATCGGAGCGGGAGACAAGCTGGTGGGGGTGGACAAGTACAGCAACTACCCGAAGGCCGCCACCGACAAATTGCCCAAGGTGGGCAGCGGCTACCAGCCCAACATCGAGGCGATTCTGGCCCTGAAGCCGGACCTCGTGCTCGCCGACGAGTCCACGAATTCGCGCCTGACCGAGAAGTTGGCGGCGGCGGGCCTGACCGTGTACGGCGGTACCGGGCAGACCTACAACGAGGTCTTTCAGAAGATCGGCACGCTGGGGAAATTAACCAACCGCGAGGCCGGGGCGCTGAAGCTGATCACCAAGATGCGCGCCGAACTGAATACCCTCCAGCAGAGCGTCCGGGGCCTGCCCCGCGTCAACACCTACTACGAGATTGACCCCAGCCCCTATAGCGTGGGTCCGAACTCCTTTCTCGGTACGCTGATCGCCAAGGCGGGTGGGCAGACCATCGTTCCGGCCAAGCTGGGCGACTTCCCCAAGCTGGACCCCGAGCTGATCGTGAAGGCCAACCCGCAGGTGATGGTGGGCCTGGAGCTGGACGACGCGAAAAAACGTCCGGGCTGGGCGGGCCTCCAGGCCGTGAAGGCGGGGCGCGTCTACCAGCCCACCGCCGAGGAGAACGACGCCCTCTCACGCCCCGGCCCCCGCCTGGCGCAGGCACTGCGGGCGCTGATCCGCTTCCTGCACCCGGAAGCGCTGAAATGA
- the cobO gene encoding cob(I)yrinic acid a,c-diamide adenosyltransferase, which translates to MTDADTAARREAAMRELAEAREQHQKRGDVTRGRRGLLIVNTGKGKGKTTAALGLMMRAQGRGLRVRMFQFLKHEKAKFGEHRTLDLLGIPYEGLGDGFTWRSRDLENSASMAAHGWELAKEAIEAGEYDLIVLDEFTYALKYGWVPWPEVEATLKARDPKLHVVITGRDALPELVALADTVSEIQPVKHAYEAGIGAQPGIEH; encoded by the coding sequence ATGACCGACGCGGACACCGCCGCCCGCCGCGAAGCCGCCATGCGCGAGCTGGCCGAAGCCCGCGAGCAGCACCAGAAGCGGGGAGACGTGACCCGGGGCCGCCGGGGCCTGCTCATCGTCAACACCGGCAAGGGCAAGGGCAAGACCACCGCCGCGCTGGGCCTGATGATGCGCGCCCAGGGCCGGGGCCTGCGGGTACGCATGTTCCAGTTCCTGAAGCACGAGAAGGCCAAGTTCGGCGAACACCGCACCCTGGACCTGCTGGGTATCCCCTACGAGGGCCTCGGCGACGGCTTCACCTGGCGCTCGCGCGATCTGGAGAACTCCGCGAGCATGGCCGCCCACGGCTGGGAACTGGCAAAAGAGGCCATAGAAGCGGGCGAATACGATCTGATCGTTCTCGACGAGTTCACCTACGCCCTCAAGTACGGCTGGGTCCCCTGGCCTGAGGTGGAGGCCACCCTGAAGGCCCGCGATCCCAAGCTGCACGTGGTCATCACGGGCCGCGACGCGCTGCCCGAACTTGTGGCCCTGGCGGACACTGTCAGCGAGATTCAACCCGTCAAGCACGCCTACGAGGCTGGAATCGGCGCGCAGCCAGGCATCGAACACTGA